One part of the Ziziphus jujuba cultivar Dongzao chromosome 2, ASM3175591v1 genome encodes these proteins:
- the LOC107417691 gene encoding receptor-like protein EIX2, which produces MEIVTAGVPLMILVICFIIITGGFCPNTDALLMNCLESDQEALLDFKNGLYDPENRLSSWKGSNCCQWWGISCESNTGAVIAVDLHNPYPQRFHSSSRYGFWNVSGEIRPSLTKLKSLRHLDLSLNTFDGNKIPEFLGSLKNLQYLNLSNAGFSGAIPLTLGNLSGLQYLDVESWSSYVDNLEWVTGLVSLEHLVMNGVNLSMVGSDWIRTLNKLPSLTKLHLSSCSLSVTIPTPAFVNISSLVSLDLSFNKFNSKVPDWLVNISSLVTLDLSNNGLFGRIPLGFSELPNLQFLYLAGNDNLTGSCHQLLRGRWEKIHVLDIASNSLHGKLPASLGNMTFLTRLNLPGNHVEGEIPSSIGKLCNLMHFDISNNNVTGTLPEVLEGTDCLSRKPLPSLQYLDLSNNHLVGKLPEWLGQLKNLVELRLLYNSLHGPIPASLGLLQNLSVLWLGGNELNGTLPESLGQLSELIFFDVSSNHLTGLVTEKHFLKQGKLKHLLLSFNSFTLNVSSNWVPPFQVWHIQMGSCHLGPAFPAWLKSQKEVTNLDFSNASITGSMPYWFWERSSNLILLNVSHNQLEGHLSSPLSLASFAVVDFSLNFFSGSIPIPSDNIKFLDLSKNKFSGTIPKNMSYDFYVLSLSDNHINGEIPVSIANNRHLLVIDLSRNNLTGSIPSSIGNCSFLTALDLSMNNLFGKIPESLGRLKELQTLHLSDNKLSGYLPISFLNLSSLETLDLGYNRIMGRIPPWFGKGFKSLRILSLRSNSFSGELPSVLSNLSSLQVLDLAENQLNGSIPASFGDFKAMSQVQNSNHYLFYGTFDHYLLYGTRGGYYKENFVVNLEGQFRTYTKTLSLLTSLDLSGNNLSGGLPIEITKLLGLVVMNLSRNHISGYIPESISELKQLSSLDLSSNEFSGVIPRSLGLLSFLGFLNLSKNNLSGRIPYSDHLSTFDAPSFAGNLGLCGTPLAVKCPGDDEEDSDSGWTTPKDNNSGDSFVDQWFYLSIGLGFAAGILVPYIILAMRKCLREAYFGAVDVVLERILYLWLKHRTIQKRNRGHQQ; this is translated from the coding sequence AATACAGGAGCTGTTATTGCAGTTGATCTCCATAATCCATATCCACAACGTTTTCATTCTTCTAGCAGGTACGGATTCTGGAACGTCAGTGGGGAAATTAGGCCTTCATTAACAAAACTCAAGTCCTTGAGGCATTTGGACTTAAGTTTGAACACATTTGATGGCAACAAAATTCCTGAATTTTTGGGATCTTTGAAAAATTTGCAATATTTAAATCTCTCAAATGCTGGGTTTAGTGGTGCAATTCCTCTAACTCTAGGGAACCTCTCTGGCTTGCAGTATCTTGATGTTGAGTCTTGGAGTTCATATGTTGATAATCTTGAGTGGGTGACAGGTCTTGTCTCTTTAGAACATCTTGTGATGAATGGAGTTAATCTTTCAATGGTAGGATCAGACTGGATTAGGACACTAAACAAACTCCCATCCTTAACTAAGCTGCACCTATCGTCTTGTAGCTTATCTGTTACCATTCCAACTCCTGCTTTTGTAAACATATCTTCACTTGTTTCCCTAGATCTTAGTTTTAACAAATTCAATTCAAAAGTACCTGATTGGCTTGTCAATATCAGCTCCCTCGTTACTTTGGATTTAAGTAACAATGGTTTGTTTGGAAGAATTCCTCTTGGTTTTAGTGAGCTGCCTAATTTGCAGTTTTTATATCTTGCTGGTAATGATAACCTCACTGGAAGTTGTCATCAACTATTGAGGGGAAGATGGGAGAAGATACATGTCCTTGATATTGCATCCAATAGTCTACATGGGAAACTTCCTGCTTCCCTTGGAAACATGACATTTCTCACTCGCTTAAATCTTCCTGGAAATCATGTTGAGGGTGAGATTCCAAGCTCTATTGGAAAACTTTGCAACCTGATGCATTTtgatatatcaaataataacgTGACTGGTACTTTACCCGAAGTCCTTGAAGGAACAGATTGTCTCTCTAGGAAACCACTGCCTAGTCTACAGTACTTGGATTTGTCAAATAATCACCTGGTTGGTAAATTGCCCGAATGGCTAGGTCAGCTCAAGAATCTTGTTGAACTTCGTTTGCTCTATAACTCTCTTCATGGTCCCATCCCAGCTTCTTTAGGTTTACTGCAAAATCTTTCTGTATTATGGCTAGGAGGGAATGAACTAAATGGAACTCTTCCAGAAAGTTTGGGACAGCTTTCTGAGTTGATATTTTTTGATGTTTCCTCCAATCATTTGACTGGTTTAGTTActgaaaaacattttttaaagcaAGGTAAGCTAAAACATTTACTTCTATCTTTTAACTCTTTCACCTTGAATGTCAGTTCCAATTGGGTTCCCCCATTCCAAGTCTGGCATATTCAAATGGGTTCATGCCATTTGGGTCCTGCATTTCCTGCttggctaaagtcacaaaaggAAGTCACTAATTTAGATTTCTCAAATGCTAGCATCACCGGTTCCATGCCCTACTGGTTTTGGGAACGTTCCTCCAACTTAATATTGTTGAATGTTTCCCATAATCAATTAGAAGGTCACCTGTCGAGTCCATTAAGCTTAGCTTCATTTGCAGTGGTTGATTTCAGCTTAAACTTCTTCAGTGGGTCCATTCCTATCCCAAGTGACAACATTAAATTTCTTGatctatccaaaaataaattttctggtACTATTCCGAAGAACATGAGTTATGATTTTTATGTCCTCTCTCTTTCTGACAACCATATAAATGGAGAAATCCCAGTTTCTATAGCTAATAATCGTCATCTTTTAGTCATTGATCTTTCGAGAAACAACTTAACAGGAAGTATTCCATCAAGCATTGGAAATTGTTCTTTCCTAACAGCATTAGACCTCAGTATGAACAATTTATTTGGGAAAATTCCTGAATCCCTGGGTCGATTAAAGGAGCTTCAAACCTTGCACCTAAGTGACAACAAGCTCTCTGGATATCTCCCAATATCTTTCCTGAACTTATCTAGTTTGGAGACACTGGATCTTGGATATAACAGGATAATGGGTAGAATACCACCGTGGTTTGGGAAAGGCTTCAAAAGTCTAAGAATTCTTAGCTTAAGGTCTAATTCATTTTCAGGAGAACTTCCATCAGTGCTATCGAATTTAAGCTCATTACAAGTCCTGGACCTGGCAGAGAATCAGCTGAATGGCAGTATTCCTGCTAGCTTTGGAGATTTCAAAGCCATGTCACAAGTCCAAAACAGTAACCATTATCTATTTTATGGGACATTCGACCATTATCTCTTGTACGGGACTAGGGGTGGCTActacaaagaaaattttgttgtaAATTTGGAAGGACAGTTTAGAACGTACACCAAGACCCTCTCCCTTCTAACCAGCCTAGATCTCTCAGGAAATAATTTGAGTGGAGGTCTTCCTATTGAGATAACAAAACTGTTGGGTTTGGTGGTCATGAACTTGTCTAGAAACCATATAAGTGGATACATTCCTGAGAGCATTTCAGAGTTGAAGCAATTGTCGTCGCTTGATCTCTCAAGCAATGAGTTTTCAGGTGTTATTCCTCGAAGTTTGGGATTGCTCTCATTTTTGGGTTTCCTGAATTTGTCAAAGAATAACTTATCTGGAAGGATCCCTTATTCAGATCATCTGTCAACTTTTGATGCTCCTTCTTTTGCTGGAAACCTTGGCCTTTGTGGGACTCCACTTGCTGTAAAGTGTCCtggtgatgatgaagaagattcAGATAGCGGTTGGACTACTCCCAAGGATAACAATAGTGGTGACAGTTTTGTTGATCAATGGTTTTATTTGAGCATTGGATTGGGATTTGCAGCAGGAATTCTGGTTCCTTATATAATATTGGCTATGAGGAAATGTTTGAGAGAAGCCTATTTTGGTGCGGTAGATGTAGTGCTGGAAAGAATACTATATTTATGGTTGAAACATAGAACCATACAGAAGAGGAACAGAGGGCATCAACAGtga